The Planococcus liqunii genome includes a region encoding these proteins:
- the bcp gene encoding thioredoxin-dependent thiol peroxidase codes for MTLLEGLEAPNFKLKNEAGETVALEDFAGKKYVVLYFYPKDMTPGCTTQACDFRDAQEDFSELNAVILGVSADSEKQHVKFIEKHGLPFSLLVDEDHQVSEAYGVWVQKKMYGKEFMGIERSTFLIDPTGTIVKEWRKVKVENHIQEVLETLKSLTNR; via the coding sequence ATGACTTTATTAGAAGGATTGGAAGCGCCAAATTTTAAATTGAAAAACGAAGCAGGGGAAACGGTGGCATTAGAAGATTTTGCCGGAAAAAAATACGTGGTGCTTTATTTTTATCCGAAAGATATGACGCCTGGCTGCACGACGCAAGCTTGTGATTTCCGGGACGCCCAGGAAGATTTTTCGGAATTGAATGCGGTTATTCTGGGAGTCAGCGCAGATTCCGAGAAGCAGCATGTCAAGTTCATTGAAAAGCACGGCTTGCCGTTTTCTTTGTTGGTGGATGAAGACCATCAAGTATCAGAAGCATATGGGGTGTGGGTACAGAAAAAGATGTACGGCAAAGAATTCATGGGCATTGAACGTTCTACGTTTTTAATTGATCCAACCGGAACAATCGTCAAGGAATGGAGAAAAGTAAAAGTAGAGAACCATATCCAAGAAGTTCTTGAAACATTGAAATCGCTTACCAACCGTTAA